The Acinonyx jubatus isolate Ajub_Pintada_27869175 chromosome D1, VMU_Ajub_asm_v1.0, whole genome shotgun sequence genome includes a window with the following:
- the ROBO4 gene encoding roundabout homolog 4 isoform X4, whose protein sequence is MVSGGSGLLRAPRPLSLLLLLVTGGMAQDSPPQILVHPQDQLLQGPGPAKMSCRASGQPPPTIRWLLNGQPLSMVPPDIHHLLPDGTLLLLRPPARGHAHDDQALSTDLGVYACEASNRLGTAVSRGARLSVAVLREAFQTQPQDTVATVGKQVVLECGPPWGHPEPTVSWWKDGKPLALQPGRHVVSRGSLQMARAEKSDTGTYMCVATNSAGRRESRAARVSVQEPQNYKEPLELLAVHIQLENVTLLNPDPEKGPKPGPAVWLSWKVSGPAAPAQSYTALFRVQTAPGGPGAPWAEALLAGWQSAELGGLLWGKDYEFKVRPFSGRAQGPDSNVLLLRLPEQVPNAPPGEVTLKPGNGSVLVSWVPPPAENHNGIIRGYQVWSLGNTSLPPANWTVAGEQTQLEMATQMPGSYCVQVAAVTGAGAGPPSSPVCLLLERTMERATQELSDGPWTLEQLRAALRRPEVIASGGVMLWLLLLGTAVCVHRRRRAGVHLGPGLYRYTSEDAILKHRMDHSDSPWLADTWRSTSGSRDLSSSSSLSSRLGVDPRDPLDCRRSLISWDPRSPGVPLLPDTSTFYGSLIAELPSSPPARPSPRTPAVRRLPPQLARLSSPWPSPDSLCSHRGLSSPRLPLAPVEAWKAKKKQELHQANSSPPLRASHPMEFWAWELGSKGSKNLSQSPGAVPQALVAWRALGPQLLRSSNELVSRPLPPAPLASRGSSTQSQQTQPSAEPQAPSSLPVPAVPLPIPVPSSPPSPSSPQASSLSGPSPPSSRLSSSSLSSLGEDQDSVLTPEEVALCLELSDGEETPRNSVSPMPRAPSPPVTYGYISIPTASELADVGRAGGGVGSEVRGLLCPPRPCPTPTPSEGSLANGWGSASEDNAPSARASLVSSSDGSFLADAHFARALAMAVDSFGFGLEPREADCVFMDASSPPSPRDDLFLTSTLSLPLWEWRSDWLEDMENNHSQRLGRGLPPWPPDSRISSGRSQLSRPEPKAGSSS, encoded by the exons ATGGTCTCTGGAGGATCAGGCCTCCTCAGGGCCCCGCGGCCCCTGTCTCTCCTGCTTCTGCTTGTCACCG GAGGTATGGCTCAGGACTCCCCACCCCAGATCCTAGTCCATCCCCAGGACCAGCTGCTCCAGGGCCCCGGCCCTGCCAAGATGAGCTGCCGAGCCTCGGGCCAGCCGCCTCCCACCATCCGCTGGCTGCTGAATGGGCAGCCGCTGAGCATGGTGCCCCCAGACATACACCACCTCCTACCAGACGGAACGCTCCTACTGCTGCGGCCCCCTGCCCGGGGACATGCCCACGACGACCAGGCCCTATCAACAGACCTGGGTGTCTATGCATGCGAGGCCAGCAACCGGCTGGGCACAGCGGTCAGCCGAGGCGCTCGGCTGTCTGTGGCGG TCCTTCGGGAGGCTTTCCAGACCCAGCCTCAGGATACAGTGGCCACTGTGGGCAAGCAGGTGGTTCTGGAGTGCGGGCCGCCCTGGGGCCACCCAGAGCCCACCGTCTCGTGGTGGAAGGATGGAAAACCACTGGCCCTACAGCCAGGGCGGCACGTG GTCTCCAGGGGGTCGCTGCAGATGGCAAGAGCAGAGAAGAGCGACACAGGCACCTATATGTGTGTGGCCACCAACAGCGCAGGACGACGGGAGAGCCGGGCAGCCAGGGTGTCTGTCCAGG AGCCCCAGAACTACAAGGAACCTCTGGAGTTGCTGGCTGTGCATATTCAGCTGGAAAATGTGACCCTGCTGAACCCAGACCCCGAAAAGGGCCCCAAGCCCGGGCCtgctgtgtggctcagctggaag GTGAGCGGCCCTGCTGCACCTGCTCAGTCGTACACAGCCCTGTTCAGGGTCCAGACGGCCCCAGGAGGCCCGGGAGCTCCCTGGGCAGAGGCcctgctggctggctggcagAGCGCGGAGCTTGGGGGCCTCCTCTGGGGCAAAGACTACGAGTTCAAAGTGAGACCGTTCTCCGGCCGGGCTCAAGGCCCTGACAGCAACGTGCTGCTCCTGAGGCTGCCTGAACAAG tGCCCAATGCCCCTCCCGGGGAGGTGACCTTAAAACCTGGCAACGGCAGTGTCCTTGTAAGCTGGGTCCCACCACCTGCCGAAAACCACAATGGCATCATCCGTGGCTACCAG GTCTGGAGCCTGGGCAACACTTCGTTGCCCCCAGCCAACTGGACTGTGGCGGGCGAGCAGACCCAGCTGGAGATGGCCACCCAGATGCCAGGTTCCTACTGCGTACAAGTGGCTGCAGTCACGGGCGCTGGGGCTGGGCCCCCCAGTAGCCCTGTCTGCCTCCTCTTAG AGCGAACCATGGAGCGAGCCACTCAAGAACTCAGCGATGGTCCCTGGACCCTGGAGCAGCTGAGGGCCGCCCTAAGGCGGCCAGAAGTGATTGCTAGCGGGGGTGTCATgctctggctgctgctgctgggcaCTGCCGTGTGTGTGCACCGCCGGCGCAGAGCTGGGGTGCACCTGGGCCCAG GTCTGTACAGATACACCAGTGAGGACGCCATCCTAAAACACAG GATGGATCACAGTGACTCCCCTTGGCTGGCAGACACTTGGCGCTCTACCTCTGGCTCTCGGGAcctgagcagcagcagcagcctcagCAGCAGGCTGGGAGTGGACCCCCGGGACCCACTAGACTGTCGTCGCTCCT TGATCTCCTGGGATCCCCGAAGCCCTGGTGTGCCCCTGCTTCCCGACACCAGCACTTTTTATGGCTCCCTCATCGCTGAGCTGCCTTCCAGCCCCCCAGCCCGGCCAAGCCCCCGGACCCCAGCTGTCAGGCGCCTCCCGCCCCAGCTGGCCCGGctctccagcccctggcccaGTCCAGACAGCCTCTGCAGCCACAGGGGACTCTCTTCTCCCCGCTTGCCTCTGGCCCCTGTGGAGGCTTGGAAGGCCAAAAAGAAGCAGG AGCTGCACCAAGCCAACAGCTCCCCGCCCCTCCGGGCCAGCCACCCTATGGAGTTCTGGGCCTGGGAGTTGGGGAGTAAAGGCTCCAAGAACCTTTCCCAAAGTCCAG GAGCCGTGCCCCAAGCTCTGGTTGCCTGGAGGGCCCTGGGACCGCAGCTCCTCCGATCCTCCAATGAGCTGGTTTCGCGCCCTCTCCCCCCAGCACCTCTCGCTTCTCGAGGATCCTCCACTCAGAGTCAGCAGACCCA GCCCTCGGCGGAGCCCcaagctccctcctccctcccagtgccagccgtccccctccccatccctgtccCCTCCAGTCCCCCCAgtccctccagcccccaggccTCTTCCCTCTCTGGCCCCAGTCCACCTTCCAGTCGTCTGTCCAGCTCCTCGCTGTCATCCCTGGGGGAGGATCAGGACAGTGTACTGACTCCTGAGGAGGTGGCCCTGTGCCTGGAGCTCAGTGACGGTGAGGAGACCCCCAG gaaCAGTGTCTCTCCTATGCCAAGGGCTCCTTCACCCCCTGTCACCTACGGCTACATCAGCATCCCGACAGCCTCAGAGCTGGCGGACGTGGGCAGGGCCGGAGGAGGGGTGGGGTCCGAAGTGAGGGGCTTGCTGTGCCCACCccggccctgccccacccccacccccagcgagGGCTCCTTGGCCAACGGCTGGGGCTCAGCCTCCGAGGACAACGCCCCCAGCGCCAGAGCCAGCCTTGTCAGCTCCTCTGACGGCTCCTTCCTTGCGGACGCCCACTTTGCCCGGGCCCTGGCAATGGCTGTGGACAGCTTTGGCTTTGGTCTGGAGCCCAGGGAGGCCGACTGCGTCTTCATGG AtgcctcctcacctccctccccccgGGATGACCTCTTCCTGAcctccaccctctccctgcccctgtgggAGTGGAGGTCAGACTGGTTGGAGGACATGGAGAACAACCACAGCCAGCGGCTGGGAAGGGGGCTGCCTCCCTGGCCCCCCGACTCTCGGATCTCTTCCGGAAGAAGTCAGCTCAGCCGTCCTGAGCCCAAGGCCGGCA GCTCCTCATGA
- the ROBO4 gene encoding roundabout homolog 4 isoform X5 → MVSGGSGLLRAPRPLSLLLLLVTDGTLLLLRPPARGHAHDDQALSTDLGVYACEASNRLGTAVSRGARLSVAVLREAFQTQPQDTVATVGKQVVLECGPPWGHPEPTVSWWKDGKPLALQPGRHVVSRGSLQMARAEKSDTGTYMCVATNSAGRRESRAARVSVQEPQNYKEPLELLAVHIQLENVTLLNPDPEKGPKPGPAVWLSWKVSGPAAPAQSYTALFRVQTAPGGPGAPWAEALLAGWQSAELGGLLWGKDYEFKVRPFSGRAQGPDSNVLLLRLPEQVPNAPPGEVTLKPGNGSVLVSWVPPPAENHNGIIRGYQVWSLGNTSLPPANWTVAGEQTQLEMATQMPGSYCVQVAAVTGAGAGPPSSPVCLLLERTMERATQELSDGPWTLEQLRAALRRPEVIASGGVMLWLLLLGTAVCVHRRRRAGVHLGPGLYRYTSEDAILKHRMDHSDSPWLADTWRSTSGSRDLSSSSSLSSRLGVDPRDPLDCRRSLISWDPRSPGVPLLPDTSTFYGSLIAELPSSPPARPSPRTPAVRRLPPQLARLSSPWPSPDSLCSHRGLSSPRLPLAPVEAWKAKKKQELHQANSSPPLRASHPMEFWAWELGSKGSKNLSQSPGYCSPGAVPQALVAWRALGPQLLRSSNELVSRPLPPAPLASRGSSTQSQQTQPSAEPQAPSSLPVPAVPLPIPVPSSPPSPSSPQASSLSGPSPPSSRLSSSSLSSLGEDQDSVLTPEEVALCLELSDGEETPSTVSHFAFSRNSVSPMPRAPSPPVTYGYISIPTASELADVGRAGGGVGSEVRGLLCPPRPCPTPTPSEGSLANGWGSASEDNAPSARASLVSSSDGSFLADAHFARALAMAVDSFGFGLEPREADCVFMDASSPPSPRDDLFLTSTLSLPLWEWRSDWLEDMENNHSQRLGRGLPPWPPDSRISSGRSQLSRPEPKAGSSS, encoded by the exons ATGGTCTCTGGAGGATCAGGCCTCCTCAGGGCCCCGCGGCCCCTGTCTCTCCTGCTTCTGCTTGTCACCG ACGGAACGCTCCTACTGCTGCGGCCCCCTGCCCGGGGACATGCCCACGACGACCAGGCCCTATCAACAGACCTGGGTGTCTATGCATGCGAGGCCAGCAACCGGCTGGGCACAGCGGTCAGCCGAGGCGCTCGGCTGTCTGTGGCGG TCCTTCGGGAGGCTTTCCAGACCCAGCCTCAGGATACAGTGGCCACTGTGGGCAAGCAGGTGGTTCTGGAGTGCGGGCCGCCCTGGGGCCACCCAGAGCCCACCGTCTCGTGGTGGAAGGATGGAAAACCACTGGCCCTACAGCCAGGGCGGCACGTG GTCTCCAGGGGGTCGCTGCAGATGGCAAGAGCAGAGAAGAGCGACACAGGCACCTATATGTGTGTGGCCACCAACAGCGCAGGACGACGGGAGAGCCGGGCAGCCAGGGTGTCTGTCCAGG AGCCCCAGAACTACAAGGAACCTCTGGAGTTGCTGGCTGTGCATATTCAGCTGGAAAATGTGACCCTGCTGAACCCAGACCCCGAAAAGGGCCCCAAGCCCGGGCCtgctgtgtggctcagctggaag GTGAGCGGCCCTGCTGCACCTGCTCAGTCGTACACAGCCCTGTTCAGGGTCCAGACGGCCCCAGGAGGCCCGGGAGCTCCCTGGGCAGAGGCcctgctggctggctggcagAGCGCGGAGCTTGGGGGCCTCCTCTGGGGCAAAGACTACGAGTTCAAAGTGAGACCGTTCTCCGGCCGGGCTCAAGGCCCTGACAGCAACGTGCTGCTCCTGAGGCTGCCTGAACAAG tGCCCAATGCCCCTCCCGGGGAGGTGACCTTAAAACCTGGCAACGGCAGTGTCCTTGTAAGCTGGGTCCCACCACCTGCCGAAAACCACAATGGCATCATCCGTGGCTACCAG GTCTGGAGCCTGGGCAACACTTCGTTGCCCCCAGCCAACTGGACTGTGGCGGGCGAGCAGACCCAGCTGGAGATGGCCACCCAGATGCCAGGTTCCTACTGCGTACAAGTGGCTGCAGTCACGGGCGCTGGGGCTGGGCCCCCCAGTAGCCCTGTCTGCCTCCTCTTAG AGCGAACCATGGAGCGAGCCACTCAAGAACTCAGCGATGGTCCCTGGACCCTGGAGCAGCTGAGGGCCGCCCTAAGGCGGCCAGAAGTGATTGCTAGCGGGGGTGTCATgctctggctgctgctgctgggcaCTGCCGTGTGTGTGCACCGCCGGCGCAGAGCTGGGGTGCACCTGGGCCCAG GTCTGTACAGATACACCAGTGAGGACGCCATCCTAAAACACAG GATGGATCACAGTGACTCCCCTTGGCTGGCAGACACTTGGCGCTCTACCTCTGGCTCTCGGGAcctgagcagcagcagcagcctcagCAGCAGGCTGGGAGTGGACCCCCGGGACCCACTAGACTGTCGTCGCTCCT TGATCTCCTGGGATCCCCGAAGCCCTGGTGTGCCCCTGCTTCCCGACACCAGCACTTTTTATGGCTCCCTCATCGCTGAGCTGCCTTCCAGCCCCCCAGCCCGGCCAAGCCCCCGGACCCCAGCTGTCAGGCGCCTCCCGCCCCAGCTGGCCCGGctctccagcccctggcccaGTCCAGACAGCCTCTGCAGCCACAGGGGACTCTCTTCTCCCCGCTTGCCTCTGGCCCCTGTGGAGGCTTGGAAGGCCAAAAAGAAGCAGG AGCTGCACCAAGCCAACAGCTCCCCGCCCCTCCGGGCCAGCCACCCTATGGAGTTCTGGGCCTGGGAGTTGGGGAGTAAAGGCTCCAAGAACCTTTCCCAAAGTCCAG GCTATTGTTCTCCAGGAGCCGTGCCCCAAGCTCTGGTTGCCTGGAGGGCCCTGGGACCGCAGCTCCTCCGATCCTCCAATGAGCTGGTTTCGCGCCCTCTCCCCCCAGCACCTCTCGCTTCTCGAGGATCCTCCACTCAGAGTCAGCAGACCCA GCCCTCGGCGGAGCCCcaagctccctcctccctcccagtgccagccgtccccctccccatccctgtccCCTCCAGTCCCCCCAgtccctccagcccccaggccTCTTCCCTCTCTGGCCCCAGTCCACCTTCCAGTCGTCTGTCCAGCTCCTCGCTGTCATCCCTGGGGGAGGATCAGGACAGTGTACTGACTCCTGAGGAGGTGGCCCTGTGCCTGGAGCTCAGTGACGGTGAGGAGACCCCCAG CACTGTGTcccattttgccttttctaggaaCAGTGTCTCTCCTATGCCAAGGGCTCCTTCACCCCCTGTCACCTACGGCTACATCAGCATCCCGACAGCCTCAGAGCTGGCGGACGTGGGCAGGGCCGGAGGAGGGGTGGGGTCCGAAGTGAGGGGCTTGCTGTGCCCACCccggccctgccccacccccacccccagcgagGGCTCCTTGGCCAACGGCTGGGGCTCAGCCTCCGAGGACAACGCCCCCAGCGCCAGAGCCAGCCTTGTCAGCTCCTCTGACGGCTCCTTCCTTGCGGACGCCCACTTTGCCCGGGCCCTGGCAATGGCTGTGGACAGCTTTGGCTTTGGTCTGGAGCCCAGGGAGGCCGACTGCGTCTTCATGG AtgcctcctcacctccctccccccgGGATGACCTCTTCCTGAcctccaccctctccctgcccctgtgggAGTGGAGGTCAGACTGGTTGGAGGACATGGAGAACAACCACAGCCAGCGGCTGGGAAGGGGGCTGCCTCCCTGGCCCCCCGACTCTCGGATCTCTTCCGGAAGAAGTCAGCTCAGCCGTCCTGAGCCCAAGGCCGGCA GCTCCTCATGA